Genomic segment of Streptosporangium sp. NBC_01755:
TGCGAAAACGTCGGCGAGCGATCACAGGAAATCGCTTTCCCAGTGTCAATGAACAATGAAACTTTCACCCTGGAACCCGACGTAAGCCGATCCAACCCTCCGCTTCTGGTCCTGATCTCGTATCGAGCCTGGAACAGGCCGGAGTGGCCCCGTGTTTGCCCCACTCCGGTAACCGTACGATCCCCACCGCACGGCGGCCCCGTATCCGCCCGGCACGGAAGGCGATGACATGGCCAGGACCTTTCAACATCGCACCTACACGATCCAGGAGGACCTGATGGAGGAATGGCTGGAGAAGTGGCGATCGAAGGTCGCGCCGCTCCGCCGTGAATTCGGGTTCGAGATCCATGGCGCCTGGGTGGATCACGAGCGGAACCAGTTCATCGTGGTCCTCTCGTATGACGGCCCGGAAAGCTTCCGGGAGCGGAATCAGCAGTACTGGGACTCTCTCACCCGCGCTGAAACGGGTGTGGAGCCGTCGCTCTACCTGATGAACCGGGTGGTCCGCGAAGTGACCCCCGTCGCCTGACGGCCGGCGAGGGGCAGCGCCCCCGGCCCATCCCTCGGCCCATCCCCCGGTCCGTCCCCGGTCCGTCCCCAGTCCGTCCCCAGTCCGTCCCGGCTCTCCCCGCACGCTCGTAAGCCTTCAGTCCGACCGTCACCCAACGCCTACCGCTTCGCGGCACGTGATCTGGCAGGTCTGGCCGTCCCGGATCTCGCGGGTGCGCTTCTACCGTGCTGTCCTATGGACACCCCAGATCTCCTCATCCGCAACGCCTCCCTCCGTGGCCGTCCCGGCAGGTGGTCGCTGGCGGCCACGGGCGGGCTCATCGGCCTCGTCGCCGAGGACGACCCCGATCTCGGCCCGGCGAGCGGTGTGACCATCGACGCCGACGGCGCCCTGGTCACCGAGCCGTTCGTGGACGCCCACCTGCATCTGTGCAAGGCGCACACCCTCGATGCGGCCGGGCCCGCCGCGCTGTCGGCGTACACCGGCGGCACCATGGGAGCCGCGATGGGCGCCATCGAGACGGCCGCCGCCGTCAAGGCCGGTCAGACGCGGGAGGCCGTCCTGGAGCGGGTCCGTCCGGTGCTGGTGGAGTCCGTGCGACACGGTGTCCGGGCCGTGCAGGCCTTCGCCGACATCGACCCGGAGGCGGGGCTCACCGGGGTGGAGGCGCTGCTGGCGCTACGCGAGGAGTTCCGCGGCGTGGTCGACGTGCGGGTGGTGGCGTTCCCGCAGGACGGTCTGCTCCGCGAGCCCGGCACCGAGGAGTTGGTCGCCGAGGCCGTACGGCGCGGCGCCGACGTGGTGGGCGGCATTCCGTGGATCGAATGGACCGACGCCGACGCCGCCGAGCACGTACGGCGCATGGTCGATCTCGCGCGACGGCACGGGCTACGTGTCGCCATGCTGGTCGACGACGCCGGAGACCCGGGGCTGCGTACGACCGAGATGCTCGCACGGGAGCTGCTGGAGCAGAACATGATCGGGCGCGGCAGTGCCCAGCACGCCCGGGCGATGGCTCTCTATCCCGAGCCGTACCTGCGGCGCCTGGCCGGGTTGTGCCGCGCGGCGGGGCTCGGCTTCGTCAGCGACCCGCACACGGGACCGCTCCACCTGCCGGTCTTCGAGCTGGCCGGCGCCGGGGTTCCGGTCGCGCTGGGGCAGGACGACATCGAGGACGCCTACTACCCGTTCGGGCGGCACAACCTCCTGGAGGTGGCGTTCCTGGCCGCGCACCTGCTCGATGCCCGTACCGACGCGGCTCTGGAACGGCTGTACGACATGGTGACCGTCGACGCCGCGCGGGTCGTCGGCCTGCCCGCCCACCGCCTGGAGCCCGGGACCCCCGCCGACCTCGTCGTCCTTGAGGGACGGACCCTCCGCGAGGCCCTGACCCGGCACGCGCCGCCCCGGCACGTCGTCGTCGCGGGCCGGGTCGTGGCCTCGTCCACCCGGCACACCGCCTTCGGAGCCGGTGTCCCCCACTGACCGGCGGGAGTCACCTCCACGGCCCCCCTTCCCCCGGGGACGGTCGTGTCCCTGCGGGTGAACAAGCGCTGGGAACCGCTCGGGCGGGGATCCTCCTACCGGAGGGTCTCCGCCCGAGCGGGTTCGGCGCCCCCTCTAAGCCGTGCGAGGCAGACCACCCCGACCAGTCTCACCTCCGCCCACTCGACCACCCCGACCACTCTCACCTCCGCCCAGAAGCCGTGCCGCGAACACAAGAACCCCGAGAGGTGCCGTGCCAGGAGCGGGCACCACGGCACGTAGAACCAGGGGTCCCGCAGCGGTGAGCACAGCAGTATCGACGGTGTCGGCATCGGCATCGGCCGGGGCAATGT
This window contains:
- a CDS encoding NIPSNAP family protein codes for the protein MARTFQHRTYTIQEDLMEEWLEKWRSKVAPLRREFGFEIHGAWVDHERNQFIVVLSYDGPESFRERNQQYWDSLTRAETGVEPSLYLMNRVVREVTPVA
- a CDS encoding amidohydrolase family protein, whose product is MDTPDLLIRNASLRGRPGRWSLAATGGLIGLVAEDDPDLGPASGVTIDADGALVTEPFVDAHLHLCKAHTLDAAGPAALSAYTGGTMGAAMGAIETAAAVKAGQTREAVLERVRPVLVESVRHGVRAVQAFADIDPEAGLTGVEALLALREEFRGVVDVRVVAFPQDGLLREPGTEELVAEAVRRGADVVGGIPWIEWTDADAAEHVRRMVDLARRHGLRVAMLVDDAGDPGLRTTEMLARELLEQNMIGRGSAQHARAMALYPEPYLRRLAGLCRAAGLGFVSDPHTGPLHLPVFELAGAGVPVALGQDDIEDAYYPFGRHNLLEVAFLAAHLLDARTDAALERLYDMVTVDAARVVGLPAHRLEPGTPADLVVLEGRTLREALTRHAPPRHVVVAGRVVASSTRHTAFGAGVPH